A stretch of Desulfomonilia bacterium DNA encodes these proteins:
- the gmd gene encoding GDP-mannose 4,6-dehydratase, with product MKKALITGITGQDGSYLAELLLEKGYEVHGLIRRASTFNTDRIDHLFRDLHDPDTRLFLHFGDLSVSGQLMDMLHSIKPDEIYNLAAQSHVRVSFDMPEYTGDITGLGTLRILEAIRKTGISTRFYQASSSEMFGAALPPQNETTPFHPRSPYAAAKVYSYYISKNYREAYNIFACNGILFNHESPRRGETFVTRKVTRAAARIKLGLQDKLFLGNLDAKRDWGFAGDFVEAMWLMLQQDKPDDFAVATGETHSVKEFVQKAFEKLDLEYEKYVVIDPRYFRPSEVDVLLGDATKARNILGWEPKVTFDQLIDMMLDADMETAKKEKTLNDAGFDCKIEGRQI from the coding sequence ATGAAAAAGGCTTTGATTACAGGAATAACAGGACAGGATGGTTCCTATCTTGCAGAATTACTGCTTGAGAAAGGTTATGAAGTTCATGGCCTTATCAGAAGAGCAAGTACATTTAACACCGATAGAATCGATCATCTTTTTAGGGATCTGCATGACCCAGATACTAGATTGTTTCTTCATTTCGGTGATCTTTCAGTATCAGGCCAGTTAATGGATATGCTGCATAGCATTAAACCTGACGAAATATATAACCTTGCAGCTCAGAGCCATGTGCGGGTGAGTTTTGACATGCCCGAATACACAGGAGATATAACTGGACTTGGAACATTAAGAATACTTGAAGCAATAAGAAAAACCGGAATTAGCACCAGATTTTATCAGGCTTCTTCAAGTGAGATGTTCGGGGCCGCATTGCCACCACAGAACGAAACAACTCCTTTTCATCCGCGAAGCCCTTATGCAGCTGCCAAGGTGTATTCATATTATATAAGCAAAAATTATCGTGAAGCTTATAATATTTTTGCTTGTAACGGCATCCTCTTTAATCATGAATCTCCAAGACGCGGTGAAACGTTTGTCACACGCAAGGTGACGCGCGCGGCGGCAAGAATCAAGTTGGGCCTTCAGGATAAACTATTTTTAGGCAATCTCGATGCAAAACGCGACTGGGGATTTGCAGGTGATTTTGTCGAAGCTATGTGGTTGATGCTCCAGCAGGACAAACCTGATGATTTTGCTGTAGCAACTGGAGAAACACATTCGGTAAAGGAATTTGTTCAAAAAGCATTTGAAAAACTCGATCTTGAATATGAAAAATATGTTGTCATCGATCCCAGGTATTTCAGACCGTCTGAGGTTGATGTTTTACTCGGTGATGCAACTAAAGCAAGGAATATCCTTGGCTGGGAGCCAAAAGTAACATTCGATCAACTGATTGATATGATGCTGGATGCCGACATGGAAACAGCAAAAAAAGAAAAAACTCTAAATGATGCAGGATTTGACTGCAAGATTGAAGGTAGACAGATTTAA
- the rfbH gene encoding lipopolysaccharide biosynthesis protein RfbH has translation MTPETLRKQISALVANLHNIKKTQTAFIPGVTPVRYAGRVYDEKEIQAAVEASLDFWLTEGRFTEIFQNQLAEKIGTKHAILVNSGSSANLLALSALTSPLLKDRRLKPGDEVITVSAGFPTTLNPILQNGLIPVFVDVEIPTYNAIPEQIEQAVSSSSRAIFIAHTLGNPFDIENIMKIVKKHDLFLIEDCCDALCSSYSLKNPSPKTAYVGTFGHIATYSFYPAHHITLGEGGAVITSDSTLARIVRSLKDWGRDCYCGPGQNNRCGNRYIKKFGELPEGYDHKYVYSHIGYNLKATDIQAAIGIEQLKKLDKFCDARRNNFNLWTAGFEMFKEYFILPEATPKSDPAWFAYPVSVKKSAGFSRTELTNYLSEHLIETRNLFGGNLLRQPAYLDIKHRKIGELPNTDSIMNNTFFLGTFPGIGKEQIDYTMSIIDKFIQSRQTNVQ, from the coding sequence ATGACCCCGGAAACGCTTAGAAAACAGATATCAGCATTAGTAGCCAACTTACATAATATAAAGAAAACGCAAACAGCATTTATTCCAGGCGTCACACCAGTACGCTATGCCGGCCGTGTTTATGATGAAAAGGAGATACAGGCTGCTGTTGAAGCTTCCCTTGATTTCTGGCTGACAGAAGGTCGCTTTACTGAAATATTCCAGAATCAGCTTGCAGAAAAGATTGGTACAAAGCACGCTATTCTTGTCAATTCAGGTTCTTCCGCCAATCTGCTGGCATTGTCGGCATTGACATCCCCCCTTTTAAAAGACCGACGGCTCAAACCAGGTGATGAGGTTATTACAGTTTCTGCAGGTTTTCCCACAACTCTGAATCCGATTCTTCAAAATGGGCTGATACCAGTATTTGTTGATGTTGAAATTCCCACTTATAATGCAATACCGGAACAGATAGAACAGGCAGTAAGCTCAAGTTCACGTGCCATATTTATTGCCCATACACTGGGTAACCCGTTCGACATAGAAAATATCATGAAAATAGTGAAAAAACATGACCTCTTTCTGATTGAGGATTGCTGTGATGCCCTGTGTTCAAGCTACTCTCTGAAAAATCCGTCTCCAAAGACCGCTTATGTAGGAACATTCGGTCATATCGCCACATACAGCTTTTATCCGGCGCATCACATTACCTTGGGTGAAGGCGGGGCAGTTATTACTTCTGATAGTACACTGGCAAGAATAGTCCGCTCCCTTAAAGACTGGGGACGTGACTGCTATTGTGGTCCAGGACAAAATAACAGATGCGGTAACCGGTACATAAAAAAGTTCGGCGAGCTTCCTGAAGGATATGACCACAAATATGTTTACTCACATATAGGGTACAATCTAAAAGCAACAGACATTCAGGCGGCAATTGGTATAGAGCAACTGAAAAAGCTTGATAAATTTTGCGATGCCAGACGAAACAATTTTAATCTATGGACTGCAGGTTTTGAGATGTTCAAAGAATATTTCATTCTTCCTGAAGCCACTCCCAAAAGTGATCCTGCATGGTTTGCATACCCTGTTTCTGTAAAAAAATCTGCAGGTTTTTCCAGGACAGAACTGACAAATTATCTAAGCGAACATCTGATAGAAACCAGAAACCTTTTCGGTGGCAATCTATTAAGGCAGCCCGCTTATCTGGATATTAAACACCGAAAGATCGGAGAACTTCCAAATACGGACAGTATCATGAATAATACGTTCTTCCTTGGGACATTTCCGGGTATTGGAAAAGAGCAGATCGATTATACGATGAGCATAATCGATAAATTTATACAATCCAGGCAAACAAATGTTCAATGA